Genomic DNA from Rhodothermales bacterium:
GGCGCTCACGCCGAGTAAGACGGTCAACCGCTGGGTACAGATTATCACGTTCGGATTCCTCGGCGTGGACGGCACGCTGTGGCAGCTGCGACACAATCAGGCCCACCACGTGATCCCGAACGTGGAAGGTGGTGATTCCGCTGTGACGCGCAATCCACTGCTCCGGCTCAGCCCACACCAACCCTGGGAGCGCAAGCACGCCTGGCAGCACCTGTATGCGCCGCTGGCCTATTCCATCATTGTGCTGCATTCGGCGTGGCGGCAGGACTTCCTGTACATCACCAATCGCAAGCGCCTCACCACCCTGGGCGCGGTAGACTATGGCTGGCAGGACTACGCGGTGTTCGCACTGACCAAGGTGATCTACATCACGACAGCCCTGGTCCTGCCGTTCATGCTGCTCGACCTCCCCTGGTGGCAGATCATGATCGGCTACATGAGCATGTCCATGGTCGTTTCCGCGGCCTTCGTCTACCTGCTCGTAGGCACGCATTTCTGCGAGGAGGCCGAATTCCCCGAGGCGGACCAGGACGGCGTCCTTCCCTACAACTGGGCCTACCACGCCATGGTGACGAGTGCCGACTGGTCCCCGTACAGCCGCGTCGCGCAATTCCTGATTGGCGGCACCAACGCACACGCTACGCATCACCTGTTTCCGCGGATCTGCCATACGCACTATCGCAGCATGGCGCCCATCATCGAGGCTACGGCCAACGAGTTCGATGTGCCCTACAACAAGCTTACGCTGCCTGAGATGCTGCGCTCACACTTCCGCTTCCTCAGGGAGATGGGACAACGCCCCGCTGAACCTGTACGGAGCGTCCAGGCGACATGACGGACCGCCGCGCGCCGCGTAGTTTGCAGGATGCGCGCTCTCCTACCCCTCCTGACCGCCCTGCTGGTCCTGCTCAGTGGATGCCGTCGGCCGGTCGGCCAGGCAGAACCGTTCCCGGAAGACTTTGTGTGGGGTGCGGGAAATGCCGCGTTCCAGGAAGTCACACTGACCGAGGCGCACGTGCAGGCGCTGCGGGCCGTGGGTTTGACCCACTACCGATTGTCCCTGGACTGGGCCGCCCTGCTGCCGGACGGGGAGAACCTGAACACCAATGAGGCAGATCGGGTGGCTGCCGAACTCGCGCTGTTGAATGACGCGGGTGTGGAACCGCTGGTGGTACTGTACCAGGGTGACATGCCGGCCCGCTTTCTGGACGAGGGCGGCTGGGCCTCGGCGGAATCCCCGGTCTGGTTCGAGCACTACGCGCGCCAGGCGTTCGATGCCTTTGGCGATGCGGTCTCGATGTGGGTGACCATGGCAGACCCCTTCCGCGACCGGCTCAACGCACATCGGCTACCCGTCGAGCCAGACACCACCCTCCGCCCGGTCAGTGCCGCGGCACCCCCGTTCGTGCAGGCCCGACGTGCCGCCCGCGCCCAGAATCCGGAGCAGTCCACCCGAGCCCTGCTGGCAACGCGCCTGACGGAGATGCACCACATGCTCCAGGCCCATGCCCGGGCCAAGGCGGCCGGCGCACAAGCACCGATCGGCCTCATCGTTGGCGCGGCCCCGGTGCATCCGGCCGACCCGGAGAACGATGGACCGGCTGCAGATCTGGAGGACCAATACCGCAACGGATTCCTGCTGGGCGGGCTGTACGAGGGAGCGTACCCCTCAGACCTGCTTGAGGCGCTCGCGCTTGACCTGGATGCCCCGGAAACGGAAGCGGACTTCCTGGGCATCGACTACTTCGCCCCGGTGCGTGTCGAAGCGGACAGCCTCTCCGAGCACATGGGTGTTCGACTGATCCCCAACCTTGACGGAGACAAGTCAGCCTTTGGCGAGGCCGACGCCCGCAGCCTGCACGCCATTCTCACCCAGGTCGCGGATCGCTACGACAACCCACCGGTCTATGTCACTGGCAACGGTGCGGCTTACGGGCCGATAGACGAACTGAATGCAGCCGGCCGCATCCGGGACGAACTGCGGGTACGATTCCTGAGGCGTCACCTGGTGCGTGCACAACTCGCGGCCGCGGACGGCGTGGACCTGCGAGGCTTTTTCGTCTGGAGCGCCTTCGACGCGGCCGGCCCACCCGTCTCCGGCATCATCGCCATCGATTCGGTGTCTGGACAGCCCGTCTTCAAGGACTCAGCCCGGTATCTGCGCAGCATCGCCGCGGCGAACGCCGTGAGCCGCATGCCTTTCTGAAAAGCGGCGTTTTTGGGGGCTTAGTGGAGGTTCTAAGCGGCAATCGCGGAACCCGAGGACCCATTAGTCGTTATAACAACAATTCGCGTAAGTAGATATCCAATTAATACATATGCAGATCCCTATGGAGACTGCCATTCTCTTTAAAACTCGCAACGGTCTCTCGGAGGAAACCCGAGAGTCGATGAATACGCTCATCAACAAGCGCCTCGCCGACATCATTGTTCTTCGCGGCCTGGCGAAGCAGATGCACTGGAACGTGAAGGGTCCGCACTTCAAACAGCTGCACGAGACGTTCGACGAGGCAGCGGGAGCGCTGACGGAGCCAATCGACATGCTCGCAGAGCGCACGGTCGCCATCGGCGGTGTCGCCGAAGGCACCGTACGCATGGCGGCCCGCAACTCAGACCTGGCCGACATCGACATCCGCGTCACCCAGGATATGGAAGCGCTGAAAGCGCTGGCCGACCGCTGGGGCGAGACCGCGAATCTCATGCGGGACGCGATTAATCAGGCCGGCGAAGCAGGAGATGAAGTCACGGTCGATCTCTTTACGGAGATCACGCGCCTGCTGGACAAGCACCTGTACTTCCTGGAAGCACACGTGCAATAGGTTCGACCAAAAGACCTACAAAAGGGACGATGCCGTCGCGGTGTCGTCCCTTTTTTATTGGACCAGGATGGGCATGGAGCGCTGACCCGTCTGCACGCGAAGCACCATGAAGTACAGGCCCGGCGCAAGGCCAGACACTGAAACGGTCTGTACCTGCCGGCCAGCGGCCGTGGGAGGCGACTGAATGCGCCGAACGACGCGGCCGAGCAAGTCGACTACCGTCCACTCTGGCGCCGCGGCATGGGGCAGGGTGTAGTGCACCTGCACCAGGTCCGTGCTCGGATTGGGGTAGGCCGATCCCAGGACGAACTCCTCAGCGTGCTCGGCCGAGGCGGACGTCGCCGACGGTGCAATTCGGATTTCAAACCGGGCTTCGGTCAGAGCGATGGTCGAGCTATTTGTCTTGGAGGCGGAAGGCTCAACCGCGAACCGATAGCGATTGGTTGTCCGCATGGGCTGGCCAAAGCCCGTGCTGAGATCCACGAGTTCTACCGACCAATCCTCGGGCAATGCATCCAGGCCGAACCAGGCCAACTCTGCCGTCCCCCTGATTCCCTGCGCGTCTACCTGGACCGGGATCGACAGGGGGCGGTCCAGGGACAGCGGAATACTCAAAAGCGACTGCGCCTCTTCCCGACCGGCTCGTTCTCCAACCAGCGTCAGTGCCGCGAACTGCTCCGACAGAGGCCTGCGCTTGGAGGAATCGTACCGGTCCCAACCGGTAGTCACGTCATTCCTCACAATCAGCGCTGCGGAACGATCGGTGCTTAGCAGGTGACCGGCATCGTCCGTTACCGTCAGCACAAAATCGGTGCGCAGCGTGGGGGAACGCTTGCCCACAAAGGTGCCTCCACTCGTGCGACCGGTCAGCGCGTAGGTGATCGTGGTCGCCCCGGCCCCTACCGTACTCCTCTGGATGAAGAAGCCCTGACCCACCGGGACCACATCGCCTGCCCCGCCCTGCGTCACATTTGTGTAACTCCCGGAAGAAGGATCCCAGAGCTTGACCACGGCCTGGTGGCCGGTCATGGTCAGACTCTCGATGTCGAAGCTTTGGAGGAAGGGATTGCCTGCCAAAAACCATTCTTCGTCCACGTCCAGGGTGGCCGTCACGTTTGCCGTACTCGGGCCACAGGCAGGAAACATGACCGGGAAGGTGGCGCCCACTTCCTGCGTACCGTCGTCATAGAGATATGCGGCAAATCCATGGCCGTGGGTGAGGCCGTCTGACGAGGCCGTGTCGAGCCAGCGATCCTCCGCAGTCGCTCCGGCGCTCTCGTCGTATCGGCGGATCTCGTCGGGGCCACTGATTGTGATGCCTTCCATTCCAGCGCGGGTCTGGCCGGAGCACGGAACAGAGAGCAGCCTCCAACCCACATTGTTGCTCTGCCCGGCAGTGCCTGAGATAAACAGCGCCTGGTTGCCGATGACCGTATCGGATGCCCACCAGGCAACGTCGTTGTCGGTATCCGCGGCGGCAACTACATCCAGATCGCCGTCGGAATCCAGGTCCGCAGCAACGGCAGCCGCCGCTCCGTCAAAGGCAGCGTCCACTGTCGTCGCGGTCCAGGTACCTCCCGACCCGTCGTTGGCGTACCAGATCACATCATCGTCCGTGTTGGCGGTAATCAACACGTCCAGGTCGCCGTCGCTGTCCATATCGGCCAGGAAGACGGATGCAGGTGCGGTAGGCGTGGCAATGGAGGCTTCGGTCCAGCTGTTGCCGTTTTCGAACCATGAAACCTGGTTGCCGTCGTCACCCGCTGCAACAATGTCCAGGTCACCGTCACCATCCAGATCACCGAGCGCCACGGATCGGGCTCCGTTGAATGAGGCATCGACGGCGGTTTCAACCATGGCAAGCCCTGTGCCCAGCGTGTTGGCAAACAGAGTCACATCATCGTCCGTGTGGCTGGTACCGACCACGTCGAGGTTTCCGTCTCCATCCACATCGCCAACCGCAACGCCCCAGGCGCCGTTGAACGAGGCCTTGATACTGCGCTCCGTCCAGCTGGACCCGCTACTCGCACTTTGAAACCACGAGAGCTGGTTGCCGTCCCCGCCGGCCGCGACCACGTCGACGTCGCCGTCACCGTCCAGGTCACCCACCGCCACTGCCCGAGCTCCGTTGAACGATGCGTCGATCTGCGTCGTCGACCACCCGCTGTTTGCGTGCCACTCTACATCGTCATCGGTGGGGTCTGCGCTGATGACATCCAGGTCTCCGTCTCCGTCGATGTCTGCGACCGCGACAGAAGCGCCCGCGCTCCCAGCGTGAATGTTGCTGCTGGTCCAACCGCCACCGGAAGTATGCAGCCGCGCGGCCGTTGCCGATCCAGCGCTGACTAGGTCGATATCTCCGTCTGCGTCGATGTCCGCGGCAACCACCGAGGTCGCGCCGGTCAGGTCTGACTGAACCGTCGTTTCCGAGCCGGTGGAAACGATGCGTCCGCGACGGCTGCTTTCCCACCAGCCCATGTCGCCGCCAGAGGTGCCCTGACCCGAGGCGAGTACGTCCGGATCCCCGTCCCTGTCGATGTCAACGGCAAGCACGGAAACGGCATCGGTGAAGGACAGGTCGATGTCTCGCTGGGTCCACGTCCCGCCGCCCGCGTTCTCGTACCAGACCACGTCGGCACCGTCATCGCCGACGGCCAGCACATCCAGGTCCCCGTCTCCGTCAAAATCCACAGCATCAACATCGGAGGCCCCGTCCAGGTCGGCGTCAATGCTGGTTTCCGCCCACGAGTTGCCGTTCTCGAACCAACTGACATCGTCCAGACTCGTCGATGTCCCAATCACATCCAGATCACCGTCTCCGTCCATGTCGGCCAGATCGATGTTACCTGGATTGCCGAATGCGGTCTTGATGTTCGTGTCCGCGGCGAACGTGCCGGAGCCATTGTTGGCCCAGGTAACGATGCTGCCTGCGTCAAATCCGCTGCCGACCACATCGAGGTCGCCATCTCCATCCAGGTCACCAACTGCCACAAAGCGGGCTCCGCTGAAGTCCGTGTCGATGCTGGTTTCGCCCCAGATCCCGTTCGCCCACCAGGACACATCATTGTCAGATTCGACGGCCGCAATGATGTCGAGATCACCATCACCGTCGATGTCGCCCGTGGTGGCCGAGTACACGCCGGTCAACAGCACATCGATGTTCGTCGTCGTCCACGTCGAACCATCGCCGGTGCTGTTAACAAACAGCTTCAGATCGTCGGTTGAGGCCGATCCCACCACGTCGATGTCGCCATCACCGTCGACATCTGCCGCATGCACACCTCGGGCTCCATCAAACGAAGTGTCGATGGTCTGTTCGGTAAACGATCCGCCGCTGTTTTGCCACCACGAGATGGTATTGCCGTGCACGGACAGCAGGTCGATATCGCCGTCGCCGTCCACATCCGCCGCGTCGATCTGCAACGTGGCGTCCAGGTCAACCGTCGTTCCCGAAAACGCTATCTGTGCTTCCGCGCTCTGGCCCAAAGGCAGCAGGAGCGCGGCAAACGCGACGATTATTCTCCGCATGGGTGCCGGTGTCGGAGTGTGAGTAGCAAGTCGCAATCTAACCGTCGGGGCTACCCGCCGAAAGGCTACCGCCGCCACGCAAGAAATTGTCGCATGGCGCCCGAAATCAAGGG
This window encodes:
- a CDS encoding fatty acid desaturase, whose amino-acid sequence is MAHAIKFNTTQDNGFFLTLRQRVRDDLAARGKTRYADGFMLFKATVFVLLLASSYAAIFINPIQSVWSQLGFAMLYGLAALLLVTNLAHDAVHQALTPSKTVNRWVQIITFGFLGVDGTLWQLRHNQAHHVIPNVEGGDSAVTRNPLLRLSPHQPWERKHAWQHLYAPLAYSIIVLHSAWRQDFLYITNRKRLTTLGAVDYGWQDYAVFALTKVIYITTALVLPFMLLDLPWWQIMIGYMSMSMVVSAAFVYLLVGTHFCEEAEFPEADQDGVLPYNWAYHAMVTSADWSPYSRVAQFLIGGTNAHATHHLFPRICHTHYRSMAPIIEATANEFDVPYNKLTLPEMLRSHFRFLREMGQRPAEPVRSVQAT
- a CDS encoding family 1 glycosylhydrolase translates to MRALLPLLTALLVLLSGCRRPVGQAEPFPEDFVWGAGNAAFQEVTLTEAHVQALRAVGLTHYRLSLDWAALLPDGENLNTNEADRVAAELALLNDAGVEPLVVLYQGDMPARFLDEGGWASAESPVWFEHYARQAFDAFGDAVSMWVTMADPFRDRLNAHRLPVEPDTTLRPVSAAAPPFVQARRAARAQNPEQSTRALLATRLTEMHHMLQAHARAKAAGAQAPIGLIVGAAPVHPADPENDGPAADLEDQYRNGFLLGGLYEGAYPSDLLEALALDLDAPETEADFLGIDYFAPVRVEADSLSEHMGVRLIPNLDGDKSAFGEADARSLHAILTQVADRYDNPPVYVTGNGAAYGPIDELNAAGRIRDELRVRFLRRHLVRAQLAAADGVDLRGFFVWSAFDAAGPPVSGIIAIDSVSGQPVFKDSARYLRSIAAANAVSRMPF
- the dps gene encoding DNA starvation/stationary phase protection protein Dps — encoded protein: METAILFKTRNGLSEETRESMNTLINKRLADIIVLRGLAKQMHWNVKGPHFKQLHETFDEAAGALTEPIDMLAERTVAIGGVAEGTVRMAARNSDLADIDIRVTQDMEALKALADRWGETANLMRDAINQAGEAGDEVTVDLFTEITRLLDKHLYFLEAHVQ
- a CDS encoding T9SS type A sorting domain-containing protein — its product is MRRIIVAFAALLLPLGQSAEAQIAFSGTTVDLDATLQIDAADVDGDGDIDLLSVHGNTISWWQNSGGSFTEQTIDTSFDGARGVHAADVDGDGDIDVVGSASTDDLKLFVNSTGDGSTWTTTNIDVLLTGVYSATTGDIDGDGDLDIIAAVESDNDVSWWANGIWGETSIDTDFSGARFVAVGDLDGDGDLDVVGSGFDAGSIVTWANNGSGTFAADTNIKTAFGNPGNIDLADMDGDGDLDVIGTSTSLDDVSWFENGNSWAETSIDADLDGASDVDAVDFDGDGDLDVLAVGDDGADVVWYENAGGGTWTQRDIDLSFTDAVSVLAVDIDRDGDPDVLASGQGTSGGDMGWWESSRRGRIVSTGSETTVQSDLTGATSVVAADIDADGDIDLVSAGSATAARLHTSGGGWTSSNIHAGSAGASVAVADIDGDGDLDVISADPTDDDVEWHANSGWSTTQIDASFNGARAVAVGDLDGDGDVDVVAAGGDGNQLSWFQSASSGSSWTERSIKASFNGAWGVAVGDVDGDGNLDVVGTSHTDDDVTLFANTLGTGLAMVETAVDASFNGARSVALGDLDGDGDLDIVAAGDDGNQVSWFENGNSWTEASIATPTAPASVFLADMDSDGDLDVLITANTDDDVIWYANDGSGGTWTATTVDAAFDGAAAAVAADLDSDGDLDVVAAADTDNDVAWWASDTVIGNQALFISGTAGQSNNVGWRLLSVPCSGQTRAGMEGITISGPDEIRRYDESAGATAEDRWLDTASSDGLTHGHGFAAYLYDDGTQEVGATFPVMFPACGPSTANVTATLDVDEEWFLAGNPFLQSFDIESLTMTGHQAVVKLWDPSSGSYTNVTQGGAGDVVPVGQGFFIQRSTVGAGATTITYALTGRTSGGTFVGKRSPTLRTDFVLTVTDDAGHLLSTDRSAALIVRNDVTTGWDRYDSSKRRPLSEQFAALTLVGERAGREEAQSLLSIPLSLDRPLSIPVQVDAQGIRGTAELAWFGLDALPEDWSVELVDLSTGFGQPMRTTNRYRFAVEPSASKTNSSTIALTEARFEIRIAPSATSASAEHAEEFVLGSAYPNPSTDLVQVHYTLPHAAAPEWTVVDLLGRVVRRIQSPPTAAGRQVQTVSVSGLAPGLYFMVLRVQTGQRSMPILVQ